DNA from Cottoperca gobio chromosome 4, fCotGob3.1, whole genome shotgun sequence:
TTTATCTGTTGGCCCCCGCAGAGGCGATTCACTCCACGTTGCCATGATTGAAACAGGGGGCATTAGGGCATTTGCTGTCTGGACGGCAAATCACACCATTGATTTCCAATACAGCAGTTCAAACAGAGCAGCCTCAAACACCCAAAGAAATACCCATGGAGTCTGCCAGCTTTTAGTGCAATATTTAGAGATGTTGTGTTCCACATCTTCATGTTTAGGTACAAAGAGTCCTGTCTGGTCAACAGGACCAAAAGCACTCACTCCTTCAAGGTTTTAAGACAACATTCAAGTAGAAACAGCTGAAATATGAAGTTGAACGTGAACATTTTGTTGCACGAACTAGACAATCCAAATGAATCATATCGGCTACATTTAGATTGGATTTGTAGGAGGATTAGGTCGACTGGCATTCATTTAGACACAACATATTAAGGAGTGAGGCCTCAGGAACTTACACTTTGGCCTCAGCCTGCTCAGCAAGAGTGTGTCATtcaaacagacacactgacacactgactcACCTCCCTGACACTCCTCCCTGCTGGTATTGAAGCCGGCGTTGCCATTGACGAACTGGCAGATGGAGTAGAGGCGACAGCCGCGGTGACAGGCGTTCATTATGGAGTCCTACCAGCCcggacagagagcagagagggagatgcAAAATTAGAGATGTCTCCTGCACTCTTGGATAAACTCACGATAGCCTTGTTAGAAAATATGATGGGTTATGGCATCTCTTAATGACACGGTGCAGCTGTTGGATTATAGCCTGTCATAAACAGTTGATATGAGGGGAAACCGGTGACAATGAGCCCGTTGCAAAAACAACTTGTGCAGGAAAATGAGGTGGTGAGAGGAAGATGCACATTACTGTACTTCCTCTTGTCATAATGCATTAATTATTGGTTTGAAGTAAGTAAACAGCGCCCTCTGGTGACCTCTCTGGGAACAGGCAAGACAAAGAGATTCCTTGACCACGACCATGAACGGTTTATTACAGCCTTGTGTTTGTCATCATCCTCACAGCGTCTCCCTGTTTATTCACAGAGGGGTGTTTATCCTAAACCATAAAACGGTGCCTTATAGTTTGGAGGCGACTGCTTATTCAACATTTCTGTGCGTAGTTGTCCCAGCTCTAAACTCGACATATTCTCAAGTCGGTCGTTTTCGATCACAATCTTGAAAGCTGTGATCTGCTTTACAGCTCTGCTCCTGCTGCCCTGCAGGACGCCTGAACCacacctgaaggcagcagaggaggaggaggaggaggaggaggaggtgggaggaaaAACATCCGACCCTAGAAATCTACGCATGGCTCTAAAACACAGTAACTCCTGGTGAAATGCACAGCCACCATCTACCGTCCTGCTGGGGTCCAGTCTGGCCTCGTCAGAACAGGAAGATGCTGTGTAAACTATCAATAAAGGATCATTGTTCAATGCTTCGTAATAGTCTCAGTGATTCTCCAAAACCCTGCGCTACGCCTGTCCTGCTCGACCCTAATTGCGGATAAAGGAAAGATCAATTATTGGCGCAGTTTAAAGCAAGCACAGCTGACTGAACGCAGTTTACTTCTTGGACGAGTCTGCAAGGTGCAGAAGAAAATGAGCTGCAACCATCTTTCGGCCTAATTGTGCGCCGTCGCATCCAAGAGGATGCAGCGAAAAATCGGAGCCTGTCATTACgcacagacataaacacatttattttatattttacatgtaaAGATACGAGTTTCTTTCGATGCCTAATACATTGTTGACTATTAGTCTGTATATCGATGCAGGAAACGTCGGACAGTAGGATGCATCTTTCGTGGCTTATAATGCGCTTTCTGCGGAGACAGCCTACGCTACAGCACATATGAATAACTTACTTTAGCAGGGCTTTTGTTTTTGATGGTGAGCTGGCATTGCTTTTTGCAGTAATTGATGTCGCCCAGTTGGTTGTCAAACAGATCCGAAGACGCCGCCGCGAGACCGGCAAGAAGCACCGGGAGCAGGGCCGAGAAGCCGCACATCTTTCCGCCGAGCCGGAGCATCTCAAACCCGGGAGCAGAAGGAGCGGAGAGTCGAGCTTTAACCAGCACTGAGCTCTCTTTGTGGCGGCGCTGCTGGTGcggatgctgctgctgcctcaacCCGGGTCCTTGTCTGCTCCGTTGATCTGCCTCTGCTCGTGGCGTCACGCGCATCATCATCACGCAcaagctgccccccccccccctcccactcctaaacacacatacacacaacctgCAGAGCTGCCTTCACTGCAGTGCCCAATGTGGCAGTGATGACATTCATAAAAAGGTGTCAGACAGTAGAAAAGGAGCAGGCTGTGGGTGACAGATGTCCCGCGCAGCGGACAGATGGAGCGCGTGTTAAAGTATTGACAGTTCATACAGAATCAATTATCAGCTGAATGTAAAGATCCAGCTGGAAGTAATGTGGCGACATATGTCAGCTGAGGAGAGATGAACCGATACAACTATATATTGTGTCACAATATGATGTGATGCACTCGAGCTTTGCTCATAAAAGTgcttaaaataatcatttcattaTGAATATTATGAACAGTATAGGAACATAATACAGCGTGTAGCTTATAAAAGTGTTCAGATCACTAAGAAGAAGCATTACCGGCTACAACAGTGTACAAATACTTTAAGTAGgccaacattaaacattttaattaagtaaaagtatattcGTGGCaaaagtatttaaagtaaatgttatttctcATGATGCACAATGGCCCAATTTAGAGTTAGGctataatactattattattattattattattattattattattattatatattattattatatattattggattCGTTTTATTgagtatgcatgcatgtatacatttaatgtTGTAGACGAGGTGGGGCTATTCATGTATACTGTTGAGCAGGTGAatcaatacaaaacattttaaagcatttgtAGCGTATATACACCATTTATATAGTATTTGTATGTATAATCTTAATGTAATTGAGTAGAAGTAGCTTTATAATGTGATGTACTGGAGTAAAAGTAATTAGCATAATCtaagaaaagtaaagtaaagtaccttgctctaagtgcagtacttgagtaaataaaGTTACACTCCACAGTCTAATTATATGCCTATTGTATGCTATTATATTTCCAGAAAAGGGTTTTATTTTCATAGGAcgaatatttgttttaacttatatacaaacacagacataagGGTTATCATGGGCGTGTACGCATTATAAATGTAGGCTATTACACACATACTTGAGTTACCAAAGTGTATAAGtgtatgtgtattatgtgatgtgcattttattgtatttctatattCGTAGTGAATTGTGGTTTCATGAAATTGAAAGCTGCATATTGTAACTACACGTGTAAAAGCCCCACTAGGGACAAGAGTTGAACTTTAGTTATAAACTCTCCTGTGCTCAGTTTAAGACTTTGTATTGgaactatgttttattttaggcGTCACGGCCACACCTGAAGCTGGTTATACATGATAATACAATGAGAAGTAgcctacgtgtgtgtgtgtgtgtgtgtgtgtgtgtgtgtgtgtgtgtgtgtgtgtgtgtgtagcactaATGACTTGTGTGACTGAGAGGGAAAAACAAGGGAGGAGTAACCgagtgttacagcagcagcagtagagtCACTGTGGAGTTAAAAGTGAGCAAACCTCGTgtttcctcctgcagcctgcagTCACTTGGCTCTCCAGACATCCACTGAAGAGCCAACATTTGATCTGAGAAGAGCCGCAGGAGAGTGAAGCTGCGCGGGTTCCTCCTCCCAACTTTACCGCTGTCTGCTCCTCACGTCCCGGAAAGTCGGAAAGCAccgagagggaggagaaagcaGCTGCAAGAACCATGTTTTCCTTcatgtttctccttctccttgttcCACATGTGCTGTTGTCCTCGACACGTAAGTACCAAACTTCAGTCAACTGACAGATAAACCGACTGAGAATGACCGCGTGTCCGTGGGTGCAGACCTCAGTGAGGTATGGGAGGTTGTGCGTGTCAATATAAAGCAGCAGTTCTTTGGAGATGAATCACTTTCCCAGATTGAGCCTCTGTATGGAGGCTCCAACCCAACAAAACgacttttaaataaaatcatcaCAAAGTGACTTTTTGTTCCCACAAGTTTCACCTGCACAGGTGTTATTATCACCCCACCTATACTTATTATTCTCACCACAGAAGGTGGAGTTTCAAGAATCTCCATTAAGTGGAGGTGATATTGAtatagtgtttatttttatgggAGAGGTTGATGGTTAAAATAAACAGGAATATCAGGTTTAAAGGTTTTATGAATTAAATACGTGTGAAATCAAGAAACTTTATCAAATTAAtgcaacaattaaaaaatgacagCTTGTTGTGTCCAGTATTAATAAAtgggacattttacagtttaaatTAAACATGATCTCTGGTGGACACGATATGTTATTAAGACACTTTCTTAAATGAcctcaaacatatttttaatatttctctaCTGTAAGTTCTTGTTATGTATCAGCTGACACATATGCAGCTGCCAATATATTTACAAGAAACTAATGTTATCTGATAATGTAGGGGTCTAATACATGCAGAAATATTAATAGGGATAACTGCTCTGGCATCAACAGTGCGACAAAAATCTCtgaaatcaaatatttattgtCTCATGATCATCAAATCCTGATGCTTATTTATTCGAGATTGCACTGTAcccaacaggaaacacaaatcaTAGCCTACTTGTAGCGTTCTCCTCTCAAATGAATCCAGATACAGTGACACCACATGTCGGGATTAGATGTGATTGTTTGGCTAATTGTGGATTAGACTGAGAACAAGACCTATTAGACATGGTGGAGATGGAGCTGATGAGACAAATTGAAATAAACGTTGTTCATCAGCGCTGCTGcatgaaagaaatgcagaaaagaTTAACAATATTCCAAGTTATTACCATGCAGAGATTCATAATCCTAAAAGGGAGAAAATGATCTGCAAGAAGCTTCTACATGTGTGATAAACACATGCAtgcttgttgtttttcatgtatATTTCATGCctaacattatgttttatacAGTTTTCATATCTGTACATTTATATTAGATATTTCTGGATGCAGTGAGGCACATATGTTGGAACGCTTGTCCACTGCCCACCTGGAGCACGGTTAATAAAATTATACACATTAACGCTCATATCTCTGAGAAGAAGGAGCCCAGTGGTAACATTCAAGCGCAGAGCAGAGGGTTTCTCATGGGCATCAATCATAAAGGCAAACTTTAGGTCTAAAGAGGGGTCGTGGTATGGAAAATAATTTTATCGACAGACTAGGATGACCTTTCTGACTGATCCTACTGAGGCTCCATAAATCCAGTTCATTACCGGGTCATAAATATGTGCTGAGCTCCCGCTCTGCTGTGgtgcagtgctgctgctgctgctgctgctgctgccgcactcctcctcctctcacacacacacacacacacgatgtttTCTTACGGTTGGCAAGAGATTTGAGCACACTGTGTGTTCAACACTTCACCAAATAACACAGACCAACAGCTGCACAGGGCCTAACGCTCTGAAGGGGTCAAATCAATGAAAAGTAAGTTTGAGAGGGTGAAAAACCTccaatgaaaatgtgaaatgttagAAAGTTTGCTGTATCTTTTGGCTTTAAGTGACCTAAACATTTTTTGTagctaaaatatatatatataaactaattCATTGTATAACATAGAAGCAGACTTCTGCACAATGTCTGCACTCTAGTAGCAAAAAGaggtgaaaacacacatttacacttaaTATTTAAGTCAAATTAGTGTTAAAATGATTAGTTTATCAAACGTAGTTTATTAAAAGATGatacaattattgtttttaattgattattcaTTTAAGTTATTCATCAAACTAAAAATGCAACAGATAGAAGAACAGttagaagagaaaaaaaagagtttttaatgatgtgtatgtgtgtttccaCCCCCCAGATGTAGCAGTGATCTCCCCTCAGGATCCCATCCTGCGCATCGGCTCCAGTCTGACAGCCACGTGCACGCTGAGCCCCGAGCTCGGCCTCCACGCCAGCACGTTGTACTGGACACTGAACGGGATGAGTCTGTCCGGCGGCACCTACAGCGTGCTGAGCCCCGACTCCCTGAGCGTCACGCTTCACAACCTCAACGGCTCCCAGCAGCAGTCTGGAGACAACCTCGTGTGTCACGGAGCAGATGGACACGTCCTGGCTGGTTCGTGTCTCTATGTGGGCAGTAAGTGGAGACTTCTCTGTCTGTGCAGAGTCGTATGGAAATGTTTCATTGAGATGCAGAGACAGGAGGCTGGCGGGCAGGCTGGCACAGTGCTTTTAGGAGGTGACAGagtgtatttaatataatgtataatgtaacaTATGAGCTCAGTCTTATAAAGGTGCAGTTTGTTAAAGATAATCTTAAATAAAAAGGTATGCTTGTTTCAGTAAGGCAGGTGGCTAGatgaactttattgatcccaaatTGGGGAATTcttgtgttacagcagcaggttatcatacaaaaatacacagtaaatacatacataaacactagaaaattagaatacaattaaaatctAAACATAGGATAGATAGACATTCGatgagtgtttttatttttatttaaatttaaatgcaaTGAATTGTTATTTGTGTAACAGGGTTATTGAAAGAgcaatattaatataatgttgtggattaataaaagatgtttcttttattgaagcaaacatttaaatcatgaaaataaatctaaaaacattgttttacaccttaaaaataattgtttggcAATTCTGTACAAAATCAtaattaataacacaaatagTCGGAGCTTCGTTTGCACAAAGTTGTTGATTTGTTTCGGGAAGCTTAATACAAACGTTATGTTAGTTATTATTACTTGTacttaaaagcctttttgaTTATAATCTGTTGTGCTTCAACATCTGTTGTATAACTGAGCAGCTTGTTTAATGCAGTGAATGCTTCACATTAATGgagaagtatttatattttattagtcTTCACTCTTTATTCAACCCCAGTTGTTTTTTCTTGATTTCAACCCAACGTCTTCtttgcttcttctctcttttaaaatgtgttgttgttctttttttccacCAGGGCCTCCAGAAAAGCCAGTCAATATAACGTGTTGGTCCCGCAACACGAAGGACTTGAGCTGCAAGTGGAGCCCGGGGGGGCGGGGTGAGACCCACGTCCGAACCACATACACCCTCAAGTACAAATTGAGGTGAGCGCCCCAGACCTGCTGCAGCTCACAGGTGATCACCTCGTCCGACACCACTCAGGTAGACTAGACATGAATGCATTAGTGCCGCCTACAGTTTAtcctctgccacacacacttcGCTCAGAGCccgcggtgtgtgtgtgttccgcTCGTGTACTACTCACTGTTGAAGAACAGTCGGTCTACCTCTTCAGAAAACAAACGTCAGAGTTTATTTTGGTCACCgtgttttgtttctgtccagGTGGTAcgggagagagaaggagtgtGAAATGTACAGCACAGGGAAGCAGCGATACTCCTGCTACATTCCCCGCAACCTTGCCCTCTTCACTCCCTACGAGATCTGGGTGGAGGCAGCCAATCAGCTGGGCTCTGCCACCTCTGACATCACCACCCTGGACATCCTCGATGTAGGTGGGTAAGCAAAGCTTTGGAGGAAGTTGCTCCTTTCATTTGGCTTGATATCCTCTCTTGTCCTTTGCGTTCCTCTGTCCCTATTGTTTGTCTGCAGATCTGCTGCATATGGCTAACACACTTCTctaggggagagagagggggatttatttttaacaacattatgGGTTCACGCTGCAAATCTTAAAACTGTTTTGTTGTAAAAGTTAACTGCACATCCGATGCCTCTCTGGCAAAGGCTTCACAGGTTTTCCAGCGAGAAACTTGTGATGTACGAGCGATAGCAGGTTTATCTTACGGTTTCTCCAGCGCCGATGTAATGGCAGAGTGTTGTGGCCTCCAGCGATCGCCACATAACTTTGAGCtgcggaggagaaggaggagcatTGCCAAACATGTATGAATGATGCATTGCACTGCCTCAATAACAGAAACAATAAGCTGGGAGTATATTTGTTCTGGCTTGgtgtccctctctccctcgAGCTGACTGCGATAGAACAAATAAAGCATCACGCACCGGCAGTGAACGATGTCTGAAGCAGGAGGTtacaaacaggaaacacttttaCAAGTTCTTTTAATAAGtgcctttctttgtctctcgTCCTGCCATCCCCTTTATCTTTCCCTCCGTGTTTATGTCCTTTCGAAgcacttgttttgtttgcaaCCTTTATTGCAGTAAgtaaaatgtttagtttaataCTGACTGAGGGTACAACACGCTCTCTGCAGGAAGTACAGACTGACCCGAGCCAACGCCAGCCGGTCTGTCCAGGAGGAAGTCAAAGGAattattgtaaatattaaaatgaaaatacttaaATCTTCCTCTTGCTCATGTTTCTCATGGCAAGTTAAGAACCTCCACGCATGGTTCAAGAATGTCTAAAGGTGACAGACTTCtagaatgttttattaattattctCTTAGGTACATAATTCTGTTAACGGattaatttatttgtgtttctttcacgCACAGCTGGCAAGTATTTACTCAATGGGTGcatgtttcacagtgtgttaGGACTATTCCCCTGCACAAAGTTAATAGGGAACTATGTTTTGTAGGACATGCTTTATTGCTTCGACCAAGAGAAAGGATTTTACTCACTGGTAAAAACATATCCAGACTTTTATTTTCCAGTGCGTTTCAAACTCCAAAAacacacttcccataatgcactggTTTTTAAAACTCCACGAGTAACAAGTAATGGCATCGTCAGGGTCGGAAGAAGCCCTTTAAAGCTATAAGACTATGCATGATTGatcacaaatacaatttatatttgAGTATAAAGAGAGGAAGGCACAGTGATTGTCTTATACAGTTTTATTCAAAGTACTAGATTCACTcgcattacatttatttattgtatttttcacaaCTGTGTCAGGAAAGAGAGATTAGCTGgagaaagagaataaataaagaatattatagaatcagaaatcctttattagtcggGGAAacgtaccttgttacagcaaaataataaGAAAGTAAAGTCTTGAAAGACAAAAAGTCACACAAAGACTTGATAATCCTCGTGAATGCCGACTCACTCTGTTGCagtctttccttttttatttgtacaaacAAACGTTGGATATATcggggaataaaaaaaagtctttacaAATTAAACTTGTAAATGAGACAAATGTCAGTTTGCTGACTCAGCACGGATCATCCTCGCCATGAAGAGTGATGAGCTGTGATGTTTGGTATTCACTGTAGGTTTCTCTCCTGAGGTCATTTAAACATCTTTATCCTTTATCTTTGCCCTGATTGCTGTACATCTGCTGTATACAAACTTTTCCCCCCCACTTGTCCTTGTTCGTGCAGTGACCACTGACCCTCCTGCCAACGTTCAGGTGAGTCGTGTCGGCGTCCTCGAGGACCAGCTGACGGTCCGCTGGGCCAGCCCCCCCGAGCTCAAGGACATCCTGTTTCAGGCCAAATATCAGATCCGCTACAGACTGGAGGACAGCACTGAATGGAAGgtggtccacacacacaaacctgcagCCTACGCAACCTTACTCTGTAGCTATGACTCCTCTGACGCAGCTGTGGAAATATTTGAGGTGCAGCATTGACTGAGCCATTAAATGATGAACATAAAAGTTGCTGCATCTCTTGTCTCCGGCGTGTGCTTTCATTTCAAAGCAAATAACACGGCGTGCAAACCTTGACTCTTGCTCGATTCTTCGCTGGTAAATTTTGAAAGCTGGATTTCATCCAACAGTGCAGAAGAGGAGCTTTTAGAATCTTTTCTTCCTTTAATCTGCTTCTTTGATGTTTTCTGCCCTCAGCTTCTTAGAGTAGTTACAGCAcgtctttgagttttggatTCACTATTGAATgaattaataatgtttaaatatatttatccaGACTACAAAGTAACATCAtaaaaaatcattttcatttgtgctATAGGCATGAAAATAAGTCGGAGTTGAGGAGGATTTTGACTCC
Protein-coding regions in this window:
- the crlf1b gene encoding cytokine receptor-like factor 1b, with amino-acid sequence MFSFMFLLLLVPHVLLSSTHVAVISPQDPILRIGSSLTATCTLSPELGLHASTLYWTLNGMSLSGGTYSVLSPDSLSVTLHNLNGSQQQSGDNLVCHGADGHVLAGSCLYVGRPPEKPVNITCWSRNTKDLSCKWSPGGRGETHVRTTYTLKYKLRWYGREKECEMYSTGKQRYSCYIPRNLALFTPYEIWVEAANQLGSATSDITTLDILDVVTTDPPANVQVSRVGVLEDQLTVRWASPPELKDILFQAKYQIRYRLEDSTEWKVVDDVGNQTSCRLAGLRPGTVYFVQVRCNPVGIYGSKKPGIWSDWSHPAAASTPSRERLQSGSCDPKPDEQNSTLRRELKQFFGWVRKHASGCSGMSIKLYDQWRVWLQKSHKTRNQVLQDDNS